The Stygiolobus azoricus genome window below encodes:
- a CDS encoding C2H2-type zinc finger protein: MAYRCPECGKVFKDLKALRSHFIKIHRNNYCSLCKKRVKHYVMHCMKKKDDVWHLIYLVLIDGFSSLNEEERELAERLLVKMLRVEIVFTEAGYRS; encoded by the coding sequence ATGGCCTATAGGTGTCCTGAGTGTGGTAAGGTCTTCAAAGACCTCAAAGCCCTCAGATCCCACTTCATAAAGATACACAGAAATAACTATTGTAGTCTATGCAAAAAGCGTGTGAAGCACTACGTTATGCACTGTATGAAGAAAAAGGATGACGTCTGGCACTTAATATACTTAGTGTTAATTGATGGGTTTTCATCGCTTAATGAAGAGGAGAGGGAACTGGCGGAGAGGTTATTGGTGAAGATGTTACGAGTGGAGATAGTGTTTACTGAAGCGGGTTATAGAAGTTGA
- a CDS encoding magnesium transporter CorA family protein has protein sequence MKCGIQLDEDVSKLPLEDLNVYRVVFTDDNLHVRIDIDGKSTYFSVTNGKVIIHSKELFNIIKDSDFSNCDVNTIIDVILDEVVYYLGTKRTELFRKFDDLFERITEGEVKDVGEMKDLRREIQTLYSDSSSLFYVAKKLSKFISKDTLDNISFAYERSEILITRSADLYNIYLTEVQNELNIIIKKLTSISFIFLPITAIASLYAVSYSSLPSSLDSINTVYFLTPLVVLGIILTLYLKKINWL, from the coding sequence ATGAAGTGCGGAATTCAGTTGGACGAGGATGTTTCCAAACTCCCGCTGGAAGACCTAAACGTTTACAGAGTAGTCTTCACAGACGATAATTTACACGTCAGGATCGATATAGACGGAAAGTCCACATATTTTTCCGTGACTAACGGTAAAGTAATCATACACAGCAAGGAGTTATTTAACATAATTAAGGACTCCGACTTTAGTAACTGCGATGTAAATACCATAATAGACGTAATCCTAGACGAGGTAGTCTATTACTTGGGTACAAAGAGGACAGAACTCTTCCGCAAGTTCGACGATCTCTTCGAGAGGATAACTGAGGGGGAGGTGAAAGACGTAGGAGAGATGAAAGACCTAAGGAGGGAGATCCAAACGCTTTACTCCGACTCATCCTCATTATTTTACGTAGCTAAAAAGCTCTCCAAATTCATAAGTAAGGACACCTTGGATAACATATCTTTCGCTTACGAGAGGTCTGAAATCCTTATTACAAGGTCAGCGGATTTGTACAATATCTACTTAACAGAAGTCCAAAACGAGTTAAACATCATAATAAAGAAGCTCACGTCTATTTCCTTCATATTTTTACCAATTACAGCCATTGCCAGTCTGTACGCTGTGTCTTATTCATCTTTACCCTCAAGCCTGGACTCAATTAATACGGTATACTTTCTCACTCCACTAGTGGTCTTGGGAATAATACTGACGCTGTACTTAAAGAAGATAAATTGGTTATAA